The Gossypium arboreum isolate Shixiya-1 chromosome 6, ASM2569848v2, whole genome shotgun sequence DNA window GGTAAGACGGGTTCTTTTGGAAGGTGGAGATGAAAAAAAGGAGGATTTTGATGCTATGTCTAGTGACCCACAAATGTGTGGGTATTACGCTTCTGATATTTATGGATATCTTCATCAAATGGAGGTATTTCCCCTGTTTCTCACTTATTATATCTATTTAATCTGCTGAAATGACTAAagggttaatttttttattacgtGATTGACATTAGGTTGATCCAAAGAGAAGACCTTTACCTGATTATATCGAGAAGGTGCAAAAGGATGTTAGTATGAGTATGAGGGGTGTTTTAGTGGATTGGTTAGTTGAAGTTGCAGAGGAATACAAGCTTGTTTCAGATACTTTATATATGACTGTTTCATACATTGATAGATTCTTATCTTTAAATCCTCTCAATAGACAAAGGCTTCAATTATTGGGTGTATCTTCAATGCTTATTGCCTCGTAAGATTCTAATTTCTTTGATGGGTTGTTTTGTTTGAAATCATTGTAAATCTGTTTGTTCTTACATTTTGTCCTTTTTAAGCAGAAAGTATGAGGAAATCACTCCTCCAAATGTAGAAGATTTTTGCTATATAACTGATAATACATATACTAAAGATGAGGTAACCCTTACCTTCATTCCACTTGTTTATCTCCTTTCATTTGTGTATGACTTTGCTTCATTTCATTAAACATTGTTTTGGGTATACATGAAGGTGgtcaaaatggaagcaaatatacTTAAGTCCTTGAAGTTTGAATTGGGCAATCCTACAGTTAAAACATTTTTGAGGAGATTCACTAGAGTTGCACAAGAAGATTACAAAGTAAGAAATGTGCCTATACATTTTTGCATTGATTctaaaattctattattttttgtgttattGAATGTATGGTTTCTTTTGATCCTTTATAGGCTTCAAGCTTGCAGCTAGAGTTCCTTGGGTGTTATCTTGCAGAGTTGAGTTTGTTGGATTATGGATGTGTAAAATTTTTACCTTCCATGGTTGCTGCTTCTGTTATCTTTCTTACAATGTTTATAATTAAACCGAAGTGTCATCCTTGGGTATGGTTTTGTCCTCATCACAATTTTTTATCTTTGATTTTTGTTTATGGTTAGCAAATATTAACTTGTCATTTGTGTTCTATAGAGCTCTGCCTTGCAACGAAACTCGGGTTACAAAGCATCTGATCTAAAAGAGTGTGTCCTTATCTTACATGAATTGTATTTGAGTAGAAGAGGAGATTCACTTCATGCAGTTAGAGAAAAATACAAGCAACATAAGGTGCGTGTTCATGTAACACTAGCCATTGATGTGGTTATAATTTATATAGTCTTGTTGTATTGAAATAATGTTGATTTCTCTTGAAACAGTTCAAATATGTGGCAATAATTCCAGCTTCACTGGAGATTCCAGCTTCTTAtttcaaagatgttcaagaagTTGAGATTATTGATGTTGAAGATGTTCAAGTGGTGGAAGTTTGACACATGATTTATGGTCTGTGATTTTTGTAATTCAAGGCTTGAACGTGGGTGAAATGTATATGAGAACAAGATGGGACTCTTGCTGATGCAGCACCTATGATGCATGTGGTTGCTTGAAGATGTATATGTCATTGCTGGTGGTAGTGTGCTACCAACTAACATGGATAGAACTTCAGTGTATTAGTGATTTTCGGAACAACCATATTTAATTATGACTGATTGATTACAAGTGGTTCTTTTTGCTATGTCAATATTGTTGAATGATGTAAAATATTGATTGATTACAATTGATTTTTCAAGCATTACGGTTGAATGATGTAAAATATTGTTGACAAGTTGATTTCACTACTTGGTAGCATTAAATAATCAAAGCTCATACCTATTTGTAGAAGTTTTTGCCTTTCAA harbors:
- the LOC108484673 gene encoding putative cyclin-A3-1, which gives rise to MAGQENCVRLTRSTVAKKRTAELAGITDENVNNKKRVVLGELSSNVDGSVSKVQGKKPTTTTQKLQCKGKVKAKSKVVRRVLLEGGDEKKEDFDAMSSDPQMCGYYASDIYGYLHQMEVDPKRRPLPDYIEKVQKDVSMSMRGVLVDWLVEVAEEYKLVSDTLYMTVSYIDRFLSLNPLNRQRLQLLGVSSMLIASKYEEITPPNVEDFCYITDNTYTKDEVVKMEANILKSLKFELGNPTVKTFLRRFTRVAQEDYKASSLQLEFLGCYLAELSLLDYGCVKFLPSMVAASVIFLTMFIIKPKCHPWSSALQRNSGYKASDLKECVLILHELYLSRRGDSLHAVREKYKQHKFKYVAIIPASLEIPASYFKDVQEVEIIDVEDVQVVEV